AAGCGATCGAATGCCTAGACCACTGTTTGGGACGCATTATCCAAGCGCTCGACACCGTTCACGGTGAACTGCTTCTCACAGCAGACCACGGCAATGCCGATGCCATGTATGACAGCAAAAAGCATGCGCCAATCACTTCTCATACCAGCAATTTGGTGCCCTTTATTTATCGTGGCCGCCATGCCACAATGAGCCCACGGACTGGGTGCTTGGCTGATATTGCGCCAAGCGTGCTACACTTACTCGGCATTAAGCCACCCAGCGCGATGACAGGGATGAATTTAATTCAGTTAAGCGATGAGAACGATTAAAATAAAACAAAGATTAACAGCCTTATCCCTTCTGATTGTTGCATCAACTGCTTTCTCAAGCAGTTTTTTTTCACACCTTACGGTTAGCCAGCACAAGCTTTCGACGGTTAACCAAGAAATCAAAACGCTTGAGAGCACGATTACTGCCACAAAAAGCAAACGCAATAAATTGCAAAACAATTTGCAACAAGTTGAAACACAGATTGCAGGCGTTCAAAAAAAACTACACCTGACACGGGCTAAATTACTGCCGAAAGAGCATGAGCTCAACCGTAAAAAAGGCGAGCAAGATCAGTTGCGCCATGAACTGGCCTTACAAAATGAACTGATGACTAAACATATGTTGGCCGCTTACGCACTGGGTCGACAATCTGAAATCAAGCTACTATTAAATCAACAAAATCCGCAAACGATTGATCGCTATATGGTGTACTATCGCTACCTTATCATGGCGCGCCAACAATCGATCAAACACGCCCAAAAAACCATCCAACAATTACAAGCGGTCACACAGTCGATCGAAGCTCAGGAAAAAACCCTACTAAAAGCTAAAGAAAAGCTTCGCCAGGAAAACCACGCCTTACAAAAAGCGCAAAGCAGCCGGCAAGCCACGATTGAGCAACTTGGTGAACATTTGAAAACCAAACAAGCTCAGCTAAAAAAACTGTATAGCGATAAAGCACGACTACAAAAATTGTTAAATTTGTTGAATGAGAAAAATTATTACGCAAGCCCAGGCACCAACTTTGCAGCTGACAAGGGGCACCTGCCCTGGCCTGTCGAACAGGTGAAGCTGCTCCAAACCTACCATGCGCCTATTGCCGGCGGCAGGCTTCGCAGCAGCGGCATTTTGCTCGCCGACACTGCCGGCACACCTATTCACGCCATCTACCCCGGTAAGGTCGTATTCGCCCATTGGCTAAGAGGCTACGGCTTTTTAACCATCATTCAACACGGCAAACATTACATGACCCTTTATGCACGCTGCCAAGCCTTATTTGTTAAAAAAGGCGATCACGTCACGCCCGGACAGATTATCGCCAGCGTGGGTAATTCTGGTGGTTATGATACGCCAGCGCTATACTTCGAAATTCGACGCTTATCAAAACCTGAAGACCCAACACGTTGGCTCAGAAAAATAGGATGATTTTATGAAACGCTGCCTTAGCCTTGTAACCGCATTGACTCTTTCAATGCTTTGTTTCGCATCCCAAGCACCGAAAATACAAACACCCAGCCCAGAGGCGATGGTACCCTTTCTTATCGCTGTTTCACACGTCAAGCAGTTTTATGTCAAAGATGCCAGCGATGATAAGCTTATGGCCGGCGCGATTCGCGGCATGCTTCAAGAGCTAGACCCTCACTCCAGCTATTTGGACGAAAAAGCCTTAAAACAACTTTCTTTGACGACAAAAGGTAACTACGTGGGCGTGGGTATGGTGCTGAGTGTTGATCACAAATCCTTAAAAGTGATCACCACACTCAAAGACTCACCCGCACGCAAAGGCGGTATTAAAAATGGCGACTATATACTGGCCGTCAATAACAAGCCGATGATCGATACGGATATTGACGAAGCCGTTGAGATGATTCGCGGCAAACCCGGCACGAAAGTGACGCTCACAGTGGCTAATAAAAACGATAAAAGCCCTCGAAAAATTACACTCACGCGCAAAAAATTGGATGTGGCCAACATCACCGGCCGTATTTTGAGTGATCACTTCGCTTATATTCAAATCGTGCAATTTCAAAAAAATACGGCTCGCGATATCAAGCGCGAATACCAAACACTGGCCAAGCAAGCCAAGCTTCAAGGTGTGATTTTAGACCTTCGCAACAACCCAGGCGGCTTACTGGAAGAAGCGGTGGATGTCTCTGATTTGTTTTTAGACGCGAATAAATTGGGCAAAGACAAAACCATCGTATACACCAAAGAGCGTGACAACATGGTCCACCTGCGCGAAAAAGCCAAAACACTGGATATGACGCAGGGCCTGCCGATCGTTGTGCTCATCAATAACGGCTCTGCCTC
The Gammaproteobacteria bacterium CG11_big_fil_rev_8_21_14_0_20_46_22 DNA segment above includes these coding regions:
- a CDS encoding peptidase S41 codes for the protein MKRCLSLVTALTLSMLCFASQAPKIQTPSPEAMVPFLIAVSHVKQFYVKDASDDKLMAGAIRGMLQELDPHSSYLDEKALKQLSLTTKGNYVGVGMVLSVDHKSLKVITTLKDSPARKGGIKNGDYILAVNNKPMIDTDIDEAVEMIRGKPGTKVTLTVANKNDKSPRKITLTRKKLDVANITGRILSDHFAYIQIVQFQKNTARDIKREYQTLAKQAKLQGVILDLRNNPGGLLEEAVDVSDLFLDANKLGKDKTIVYTKERDNMVHLREKAKTLDMTQGLPIVVLINNGSASASEIVAGALQDYKRAVVIGTQSFGKGSVQTLLPLDGVSAIKLTTALYYTPKGRSIQATGIKPDITVEEMAFKEKDEKDEVLAFLTQMREKDLHNVLANGNGKSAEAKKAHEEISAEKDYQLHEAVNIIKAINLIKAQKAS